From one Geoalkalibacter halelectricus genomic stretch:
- a CDS encoding Na+/H+ antiporter subunit E, with protein sequence MSRLVTFLILFAFWMMLSGMFDAFHLFLGVIACGAVAYFSAHLLFPDGKVGLSGRNVLGMALYLPWLFWQIVVANLQVAKIVLHPRMLDLINPQIVRFKTSIKSPFARVTFGQSITLTPGTITINIDRDEFTVYALTDDTAASLPGEMEKRVAAALEKEQG encoded by the coding sequence ATGAGCAGGCTTGTAACTTTTTTGATCTTGTTCGCCTTCTGGATGATGCTGTCCGGCATGTTCGACGCCTTTCACCTGTTTCTGGGCGTGATCGCCTGTGGGGCCGTCGCCTACTTCTCCGCCCATTTGCTGTTTCCCGACGGCAAGGTCGGCCTCTCCGGGCGCAATGTGCTGGGCATGGCCCTCTATCTGCCCTGGCTGTTCTGGCAGATCGTGGTCGCCAATCTGCAGGTGGCCAAGATCGTTCTGCACCCACGCATGCTGGATCTCATCAATCCGCAAATCGTGCGCTTCAAGACCTCAATTAAGTCCCCTTTTGCGCGGGTGACCTTCGGCCAGTCCATCACCCTGACTCCCGGTACCATCACCATCAACATCGACCGGGACGAATTTACCGTCTATGCCCTGACCGACGACACTGCGGCGAGCCTGCCCGGTGAGATGGAGAAGCGGGTGGCGGCGGCGCTGGAAAAGGAGCAAGGCTGA
- a CDS encoding monovalent cation/H+ antiporter complex subunit F translates to MHTFFLAVAIVLTLLILLTLYRVVAGPTVLDRIVGLTVLGAKTTVLLLLIGLLFDDVGMFVDIALAYALLNFIAVLGATRFFLRRRSVNLEDEQTAKEEVR, encoded by the coding sequence ATGCATACCTTTTTCCTTGCGGTCGCCATCGTGCTGACCTTGTTGATCCTGCTCACCCTGTACCGGGTGGTGGCCGGGCCGACGGTGCTCGATCGCATCGTCGGACTCACGGTGCTTGGCGCCAAGACCACGGTTCTGCTGCTACTCATCGGTCTGCTGTTCGACGATGTCGGCATGTTCGTCGATATCGCCTTGGCCTATGCCCTGCTCAACTTTATCGCGGTGCTCGGCGCCACGCGCTTTTTCCTGCGCCGGCGCAGCGTCAATCTCGAGGACGAGCAAACCGCCAAAGAGGAGGTGCGCTGA
- the mnhG gene encoding monovalent cation/H(+) antiporter subunit G, whose amino-acid sequence MSIIVALLLLAALFFFVVGTVGILRFPDFYTRLHAAGKCDTLASMLALFGVALYTLYGFNLGDVLTALKILAIAAFVFVASPTATHAITRAALATGVEPWMRPEKRK is encoded by the coding sequence ATGTCGATCATCGTTGCCCTGCTGCTGCTGGCGGCTCTGTTTTTTTTCGTCGTCGGCACCGTCGGCATTCTGCGTTTCCCCGATTTCTACACGCGCCTGCATGCCGCCGGTAAGTGCGACACCCTGGCCAGCATGCTGGCTCTCTTCGGTGTGGCGCTCTACACCCTTTATGGCTTCAATCTCGGGGATGTGCTGACGGCGCTCAAGATCCTGGCCATCGCCGCCTTCGTCTTCGTCGCCAGCCCCACCGCCACCCACGCCATCACCCGTGCCGCCCTGGCGACGGGCGTTGAGCCCTGGATGCGCCCGGAGAAACGCAAATGA
- a CDS encoding Na(+)/H(+) antiporter subunit B encodes MIWQLDLIILTMLVICAVGAITVRDLLSAALIFGAYSFLMCLLWAGMGGVDVAFTEATVGAGVSTILFIAAIYRTSRRSKD; translated from the coding sequence ATGATCTGGCAACTCGATCTGATTATTCTGACCATGCTCGTGATCTGCGCCGTCGGGGCCATCACGGTGCGCGACCTGCTCAGCGCCGCCCTGATCTTCGGTGCCTACAGCTTTCTCATGTGCCTGCTGTGGGCCGGCATGGGCGGCGTCGACGTGGCCTTCACCGAGGCGACGGTCGGCGCCGGGGTCAGCACCATTTTGTTCATCGCCGCGATCTACCGCACCAGCCGAAGGAGTAAGGATTGA
- the mbhE gene encoding hydrogen gas-evolving membrane-bound hydrogenase subunit E has protein sequence MKLLALAATLLTGALLLYGTADFPAWGDPQSPASTHVSAGYIETAVQETHTPNLVAAVLGDYRAYDTMFELVVIYCAGIGVVGVLRRVRE, from the coding sequence TTGAAGCTGCTCGCTCTTGCCGCCACTCTTCTCACCGGTGCCCTGCTGCTCTACGGCACCGCCGATTTTCCCGCCTGGGGCGATCCTCAGTCGCCGGCCAGCACCCATGTGTCCGCGGGCTACATCGAAACCGCGGTGCAGGAAACCCACACGCCCAACCTGGTGGCCGCGGTGCTGGGTGACTACCGCGCCTACGATACCATGTTCGAGCTGGTGGTCATCTATTGCGCCGGCATCGGCGTCGTCGGCGTCCTGCGGAGGGTTCGGGAATGA
- a CDS encoding Na(+)/H(+) antiporter subunit B: protein MKRLQEQARSGNLGEDLIIRTAVRIMVPFIQLFSLYVLAHGHYSPGGGFQGGVLLGASFLLMALAFDLKSSKELFPPKVIMASSNVGVLIFAGIGVVCALLGGYFMDYAAFAKVIPLAVPDWRSLGILLVEVGVQIGVACIMLVLYWELSSAGTLEEGL from the coding sequence ATGAAACGACTTCAGGAACAGGCGCGTAGCGGAAATCTGGGCGAGGACCTGATCATCCGCACCGCGGTGCGCATCATGGTGCCCTTCATCCAGCTGTTTTCCCTCTACGTCCTCGCTCACGGGCATTACAGCCCCGGCGGCGGATTCCAGGGCGGGGTGCTGCTCGGCGCGTCCTTTTTGCTCATGGCCCTGGCCTTTGACCTGAAAAGCTCCAAGGAGCTGTTTCCGCCCAAGGTCATCATGGCTTCCAGCAACGTCGGCGTGTTGATCTTCGCCGGCATCGGGGTGGTCTGCGCCCTGCTCGGCGGCTATTTCATGGATTACGCCGCTTTTGCCAAGGTGATTCCCCTGGCGGTCCCCGATTGGCGCTCCCTGGGCATTCTGCTGGTCGAAGTGGGCGTGCAGATCGGGGTGGCCTGCATCATGCTCGTGCTGTACTGGGAATTGTCTTCCGCCGGCACCCTTGAGGAAGGACTCTGA
- a CDS encoding cation:proton antiporter subunit C, with protein sequence MEGLLEEIVAKYNYWIYVVLMMIGFYAMIAKRNLVKKLIGMNIFQTAIILFFVSTGVKRDAGLPIVDKDLALAGAIDVATVVNPLPHVLMLTAIVVGVSVTGIALAVIMRVYREYGTLEEDEILEKIGR encoded by the coding sequence ATGGAAGGCCTGCTCGAAGAGATCGTCGCCAAATATAATTACTGGATCTACGTGGTTCTGATGATGATCGGCTTCTACGCCATGATCGCCAAGCGCAACCTGGTGAAAAAACTCATCGGCATGAACATCTTTCAGACCGCCATCATCTTGTTTTTCGTTTCCACCGGAGTCAAGCGCGATGCCGGCCTGCCGATTGTCGACAAGGACCTGGCCCTGGCCGGCGCCATCGACGTGGCCACGGTGGTCAACCCTCTGCCCCACGTGCTCATGCTGACCGCCATCGTCGTCGGCGTCAGCGTCACCGGGATCGCCCTGGCGGTGATCATGCGCGTCTACCGTGAGTACGGCACCCTGGAAGAGGATGAAATTCTGGAGAAAATCGGTCGATGA
- a CDS encoding complex I subunit 5 family protein, whose product MISANLPAYSVAAPLLMAVVVNLLGGRRAALIPPLAMVSLGISTLCAAFLLPQVLRDGPLSYTMGGWEPPWGIELIVDPLSALMLLLVSAVALVATWSAGASVAKDMPGREHHFFALYLILISGLLALTMTGDTFNLYVMLEITAITTYGLIAMGRERAPLASFNYIIMGTIGACFLLLGTGYLYILTGSLNMVDIGRILPELYGGAAVATAFAFLMVGIWIKTAFFPLHSWLPNAYTYAPSGTSVLIAPLMTKVSVYLMIRLIYTVYSPEYAFVLHPAVPHLIVWAAAIGIFIASSLALAQVEFKKMLTYIVVAEVGYMVGAVWLINEQALTGAVLHIVNDALMTLCLFLVASAVVYQQGSCRFEDFRGLYRRMPWTMAAFTVGAFSMIGIPPTAGFFSKWYLILGGIEAGQYLYVAALVFSSLVNAILFFRIIEIAFFDGADQALDANGRVIRAEAPGALVQPLLLTAVALIVVGLSAGPLVSGVIVPALAWLH is encoded by the coding sequence ATGATCAGCGCCAACCTTCCTGCCTATTCCGTCGCCGCCCCCCTGCTCATGGCGGTGGTGGTCAATCTGCTGGGTGGTCGCCGCGCCGCCCTGATCCCGCCCCTGGCCATGGTGTCCCTGGGCATCTCGACCCTGTGCGCGGCTTTTCTGCTGCCGCAGGTGCTGCGCGACGGCCCCCTGAGCTACACCATGGGCGGCTGGGAGCCGCCCTGGGGCATCGAGCTCATCGTCGATCCGCTCTCGGCGTTGATGCTGCTGCTGGTCTCCGCCGTGGCCCTGGTCGCCACCTGGTCGGCCGGCGCCAGCGTCGCCAAGGACATGCCGGGACGCGAGCACCACTTCTTCGCCCTGTATCTGATCCTGATCTCGGGGTTGCTGGCCCTGACCATGACCGGAGATACCTTCAATCTCTACGTCATGCTTGAAATCACCGCCATCACCACTTACGGCCTTATCGCCATGGGCCGCGAGCGCGCGCCCCTGGCCAGCTTCAACTACATCATCATGGGCACCATCGGCGCCTGCTTCCTGCTGCTGGGCACCGGCTATCTCTATATCCTCACCGGTTCCCTCAACATGGTCGACATCGGCCGCATCCTGCCCGAGCTCTACGGCGGCGCGGCGGTGGCCACCGCCTTCGCCTTCCTGATGGTGGGCATCTGGATCAAGACCGCCTTCTTCCCCCTGCACAGCTGGCTGCCCAACGCCTACACCTATGCGCCCTCGGGCACCAGCGTGCTGATCGCGCCGCTCATGACCAAGGTGTCGGTGTATCTGATGATTCGCCTCATCTACACGGTTTATTCGCCGGAATATGCTTTCGTACTGCATCCGGCGGTGCCGCACCTCATCGTCTGGGCGGCGGCCATCGGCATTTTCATCGCCTCGTCCCTGGCCCTGGCGCAGGTGGAATTCAAGAAGATGCTCACCTATATCGTCGTCGCCGAGGTCGGCTACATGGTCGGCGCGGTGTGGCTGATCAACGAGCAGGCCCTCACCGGCGCGGTGCTGCACATCGTCAATGACGCCCTCATGACCCTGTGCCTGTTCCTGGTCGCCTCGGCGGTCGTCTATCAGCAGGGCAGTTGTCGTTTCGAGGATTTTCGCGGCCTCTACCGGCGCATGCCCTGGACCATGGCCGCCTTTACCGTCGGCGCTTTCTCCATGATCGGCATACCGCCCACCGCCGGCTTTTTCAGCAAGTGGTACCTGATTCTCGGCGGTATCGAGGCGGGCCAGTATCTCTATGTCGCGGCGCTGGTGTTCAGCAGCCTGGTCAATGCCATTTTGTTCTTCCGTATCATCGAGATCGCCTTTTTCGACGGCGCCGACCAGGCCCTCGACGCCAACGGCCGGGTCATCCGTGCCGAGGCGCCGGGTGCGCTGGTGCAGCCCCTGCTGCTAACCGCGGTGGCCCTGATCGTGGTCGGGCTCTCCGCCGGGCCGCTGGTTTCGGGCGTCATTGTTCCGGCGTTGGCGTGGCTGCATTGA
- a CDS encoding monovalent cation/H+ antiporter subunit D family protein, giving the protein MDLHPSFWPLAAVLISLLGAIPIMLSGRNPNVREGWTLIIAVGKFLIVASMLPTVLAGGGFVFTLVEAFPGVPIQLRVDPMGMFFALIASFLWILTSIYSIGYMRSLEEHDQTRYFASFAVAIGATIGVAFSANLLTLYLFYEVLSLSTYPLVAHERNAESRASGRRYLTFLLGASIAFALPGMLLCYSLVGTLDFTQGGIVAGAASPGVLGLMLVMLVAGFAKAGIMPFHPWLPAAMVAPTPVSSFLHGVAVVKVGVFSIVRVLLDIFGLDVLGTLSVGALLPYFVSLTIIVASLIALTQDNLKRRLAYSTVGQLSYIILGVSMLAPAAVTGGIMHIASHAFGKVTLFYCAGAIYVAAHKKYISQMSGLGRVMPFTFGAFALASLTMIGAPPTAGFVSKWLMLNGALDSDQLALLAVLLSSTLLNAAYFVPIVYQGFFGKPSEEVAAISGIKEAPLTLVVPLCLTATISLLIGLYPYFFLNLAQLVVP; this is encoded by the coding sequence ATGGATCTTCACCCTTCGTTCTGGCCTTTGGCCGCCGTTTTGATTTCCCTGCTGGGCGCGATTCCCATCATGCTGTCGGGACGCAACCCCAATGTGCGCGAGGGCTGGACGCTGATCATCGCGGTGGGCAAGTTTCTCATCGTCGCCTCCATGCTGCCCACGGTGCTCGCCGGCGGCGGGTTCGTCTTCACCCTGGTCGAGGCCTTTCCCGGGGTCCCCATTCAGTTGCGCGTCGATCCCATGGGGATGTTTTTCGCCCTGATCGCGTCGTTTCTGTGGATTCTGACCTCGATCTATTCCATCGGCTACATGCGCTCCCTCGAGGAGCATGATCAGACCCGCTACTTCGCCTCCTTCGCGGTGGCCATCGGCGCCACCATCGGCGTGGCTTTTTCCGCCAACCTGCTCACCCTCTATCTGTTCTACGAGGTGCTTTCCCTCTCCACCTATCCCCTGGTGGCCCATGAGCGCAATGCGGAATCCCGCGCTTCGGGACGTCGCTACCTGACCTTTCTGCTCGGCGCCTCCATCGCCTTCGCCCTGCCCGGCATGCTGCTGTGCTACAGCCTGGTCGGGACCCTCGATTTCACCCAGGGCGGCATCGTCGCCGGCGCCGCCTCGCCGGGGGTGCTCGGCCTGATGCTGGTGATGCTGGTGGCGGGTTTCGCCAAGGCCGGCATCATGCCCTTTCACCCCTGGCTGCCCGCCGCCATGGTGGCGCCCACCCCGGTCAGCAGCTTCCTGCACGGCGTGGCGGTGGTCAAGGTCGGGGTCTTCTCGATTGTACGCGTGCTGCTCGACATCTTCGGCCTCGATGTGCTCGGCACCCTGTCGGTGGGCGCGCTGCTGCCCTATTTCGTGAGCCTCACCATCATCGTCGCCTCGCTCATCGCCCTGACCCAGGACAACCTCAAGCGGCGCCTGGCCTATTCGACGGTGGGGCAGCTCTCCTACATCATCCTCGGCGTCTCCATGCTCGCCCCCGCGGCGGTCACCGGCGGCATCATGCACATCGCCAGCCACGCCTTCGGCAAGGTGACGCTCTTTTACTGCGCCGGGGCCATCTATGTCGCCGCCCACAAAAAATATATTTCCCAAATGAGCGGCCTGGGCCGCGTCATGCCCTTTACCTTCGGCGCCTTCGCCCTGGCCTCCCTGACCATGATCGGGGCGCCGCCCACCGCGGGTTTCGTCTCCAAATGGCTGATGCTCAACGGCGCCCTTGATTCGGATCAACTGGCCCTGCTGGCGGTGCTGCTCAGCAGTACCCTGCTCAACGCCGCCTATTTCGTACCCATCGTCTATCAGGGTTTCTTCGGCAAGCCCTCGGAGGAGGTCGCCGCGATCTCCGGCATCAAGGAGGCGCCCCTGACCCTGGTGGTGCCCCTGTGCCTCACCGCGACCATCTCCCTGCTCATCGGTCTCTACCCCTATTTCTTCCTGAACTTGGCTCAATTGGTGGTGCCATGA